Proteins from a genomic interval of Rosa chinensis cultivar Old Blush chromosome 2, RchiOBHm-V2, whole genome shotgun sequence:
- the LOC112187738 gene encoding protein PHLOEM PROTEIN 2-LIKE A10: MDLELAKKGFDYARKRKKWLFVMAALGFSGYGAYRVYYLPSVCQKRKRLLKLLGALVSVAEVVSDSAESIGVVSKDLKEFLQSDSDEIPNSLKQVSKIARSDEFSGSVVKVTQAVTLGVLRGYQAQTKSQSHGGDGVSSNSGFMDQVMDKLFTKAGSGFTSVIVGSFAKNLVLAFFSDEQSGGGSNSNSFPSKDQFGMKMNDVPRWVDVACNEKCRDLIADCIQLFVSTAVAVYLDKTMDINTYDDIFSGLTNPKHEVKVKDMMLSVCNGAVETLVRSSHQVLTSSKSNVNHPNLSSGSQLAIGDGRKESGWIGQVSSTLAVPSNRRFVLDLTGRVTSETVRSSLDFLLERLFDGMRKRVNSARVETVDRGVEVVRYAVAKSSVIATICLSLCLHIIDSPWLLAPA, translated from the coding sequence ATGGACCTGGAATTGGCGAAAAAGGGTTTTGATTATGCCCGGAAAAGGAAGAAGTGGCTGTTTGTAATGGCTGCTTTGGGCTTCTCTGGTTATGGTGCTTATAGGGTTTATTACTTGCCTTCAGTGtgtcaaaaaagaaagaggCTTTTGAAGCTTTTAGGGGCTTTAGTTTCTGTAGCTGAAGTAGTTTCAGACTCTGCTGAGTCGATTGGAGTTGTGTCTAAAGATTTGAAGGAGTTTCTGCAATCTGATTCTGATGAAATTCCGAATAGCTTGAAGCAAGTTTCGAAAATAGCTAGGTCGGATGAGTTTTCGGGGTCTGTTGTTAAGGTCACACAAGCTGTAACCTTGGGAGTATTGAGGGGTTATCAAGCACAAACCAAGAGTCAGAGTCATGGTGGTGATGGAGTTTCTAGTAATTCAGGCTTTATGGATCAAGTTATGGATAAGCTTTTTACCAAGGCAGGGTCTGGTTTTACTTCTGTTATTGTTGGAAGCTTTGCTAAGAATTTGGTATTAGCTTTCTTTTCGGACGAGCAGTCTGGTGGAGGATCAAATTCGAACAGTTTTCCAAGTAAGGATCAATTTGGCATGAAGATGAATGATGTTCCAAGATGGGTGGATGTGGCTTGTAACGAAAAGTGCAGAGACCTAATTGCTGATTGTATCCAGTTATTTGTAAGCACAGCTGTTGCGGTTTATCTTGACAAGACTATGGACATCAACACCTATGATGATATCTTCTCTGGGTTAACTAACCCCAAGCATGAAGTGAAAGTAAAAGATATGATGTTATCAGTCTGTAATGGTGCGGTTGAAACTCTTGTTAGATCATCTCATCAAGTGTTAACAAGTTCAAAATCCAATGTGAACCATCCGAATTTGAGTTCAGGTTCTCAATTGGCCATTGGTGATGGGAGAAAAGAGAGTGGGTGGATCGGTCAAGTATCCTCTACTTTGGCAGTTCCAAGCAATAGAAGGTTTGTTCTTGACTTGACTGGACGGGTTACATCTGAAACAGTTAGATCATCCTTGGATTTTTTGTTGGAGAGACTATTTGATGGGATGCGGAAACGTGTTAATTCTGCTCGTGTGGAAACTGTTGACAGGGGAGTTGAGGTTGTGAGATACGCTGTTGCAAAGTCTTCCGTTATCGCCACTATATGTCTATCTTTGTGTTTACACATAATTGATAGTCCATGGCTATTGGCACCGGCTTAG